GAAGGTCCATCATGGAAGGCTAAACAAGGACATTTAGCCGAGATCATGGCTAGAAATGTAGCTTTTAATATCTCTCAAACGGACAAAGGTAAAGCGAGCCTAAAATCTTACAAAAAGCATATAAATATCTTATGCTTGATGGATAGCGGAGATGGAGCATCCCTAATATATAGAGATGATAAAAAAGCTTATATGATACCACTTCCATTTATTGGACACTATGTGAAAAAATTGTGGGGTGTTTATGCAAAATTGTCAAAATTAGGAAAAATTCCAAGAATTTTAGGTTTATAGCAAATATATGTTACTTTGTGTAGCAAGTATAAATCATTTGTTACTCTAATAAAATAGGGGTTATTTTTAACTATATATTGAGATATAATTTTTGTTAATAGCTGACTAAAGCACTTACTTGATTAAGGAGCAATTTATGGTTAGAAAAACACTCTCTAAAGAGGACTCTCCAAAAGATATTACAAATATTGAAAAACAACTGGGCGATAATGATTTTATAGTCTCAAAGACAGATACCAAAGGGAATATCATCTATTGTAATGAGATATTTAGCAATATTGCTGGATATAAAACATCTAACCTTATAGGAGCAAATCATAATCTTATAAGACATCCTGATATGCCTCGTATCGCATTTAAGACTCTATGGGATCTTGTCAAAGATAAAAAAGAGTTTTTTGGATTTGTAAAAAATCTTTGTGCTGATGGAGGTTACTACTGGGTGTTTGCCTATATCACGGCTGACTTGGATATAAATAAAAATATTGTAAGTTATACTTCAGTTAGAAGAAAACCTCTAAAGTCAGCCATTGAGACTATTGTTCCCATATATAAACTACTTATAGATGCAGAAAAAAGTGGCGGGATGAATGAGTCCGCAAGGGTTTTAGGGGACTTTTTACATAAAAACAGAACAAGTTATGAAGAGTTTGTAGTAAATCTTCAAAAAGGAGAGTAGCGTGAACTCTATGAAAAATTATAGAGTTGTTGCTCTTTTGGTTTTAGTGCTTATAAGTGCTGGTATTTTAGCAGTAAATTCTCAAATTATCTTTGCTCTGGTTGTAGTAACTTTAGCGATTGCTTCTTTATTTATCCCTCAAAAGCAAGAGATGGGCGGTAGTGAAGATGCACTTATGGATAAAATAGCTACAACTTTAGAAGATGTAAAAGATGGAAAACTCTCAACTCGTGTTATTTTATATAGGCACGACAGTAAACTCGAAAATATTGCATGGAATATTAACAAGTGCTTAGACCAAGTAGAAGTTGTACTTAGAGAGAGCAGAAATACCATAGATGCTGTTAGCCAGGGCTTTATATATAGAAGTATGTATCCAGCTGGCTTGCAAGGCGAGTTTGGAGAGACCGCACAACGAATACAAAAGGCAGTTGAATCTATGAAAGCAAACGAGGGCTACAAGGTGATGGGGCAGTTAAGTAGTACATTTAGCAACTTCAACGCTGGGATGAAAGGCAACTTTGACCTTATAACTACAGATATAAACAAAACAGAGAACTCATTTATGGATGTTACTGCTAGCACATCTAAGGCCTCAGCATCTGCTAAAGAGACTTACAGCTCCCTGCAAACTACTACTAAGGAGATAGAGAGTCTTAGTCAATTAGTTACAAATACTTCTGATGCTATAAGAGAGATGGATACAAATGTTGGTGATATTGCTATGATAGTTAGTCTCATAAAAGATATAGCAGATCAAACAAACTTGCTTGCACTTAATACTGCCATAGAAGCTGCACGAGCAGGTGAACATGGACGAGGTTTTGCAGTTGTGGCTGATGAAGTTAGAAAACTAGCTGAGAGAACTCAAAAAGCAACTGGCGAGATTAGCATTACTATAGATAATCTTCAAGACCAATCAAAAAACATCTCGCACAACTCTGATGCAATGAATGATATAGCCACTCAAACTAGTCAAACAATGAGAGAGTTTTTAGATACTATGAACAACTTTACAATAAATCTTACCCACACATCAAAGCTCTCAAATACAAGTAGTTTTGCCCTGTTTTTATCAAACTATAAAATCCAACATATACTCTTTAAGTCAAATGCCTACTCTGCCGTAGTTAGTTCAAGTGTAACAAAAGAGTTAAAAAAAGACCATAAACATTGTGGTTTTGGGCTTTGGTACTATGGAGTTGGAAGTGAACTTTTTGGACAAAACGCTTCGTTTAAGGCAATGGAGCCTCATCATATTGCTTTTCATGAACTTATAAATGAAAATCTTGAGCCTGCTTTGGCTGGTCACTCTCTAACGGATAAAGAGACAAAAGAGGCACTACTAAGAAGATTTAATGAGGCAGAGAGTCACTCAAATGAGCTTTTTAAGCTCATGGACAAGTTCTCACAAGAGGTTGGTGAGACTGTAGAAATGCATGAGGTTTTAGAAAATAAAGCTTGATATTTTTAAGTTTTGATTGTATTTTTTTAGTTAAACTTTAGACAAATTTAAATTCGGACTTAAAGTACAATATGAAAAAGCTTATTTTATTTTTTTTGCTATCTTTAAGTAACCTGCTTTTAGCACAAGGCGTCAAAGTAAATTTTGCGCCACTTCCTACAAAAAAAGCTACAAAAAATATAGAAGAGTTTTTACCTATGAGTTCATACTTAGAATCAAAAATCTCTATAAAAATCAACTATATATATAAAAAAGACTATCAAGATATACTAGATGGCTTTAAAGATAACTCTATAGATATGGCATACCTTGGACCTCTTCTTTATCTCTCTTTAAAAAAAGAGTATGAGTTTATAGAACCTATAATCTCGTTTAAACAAGAAGATGGACTTAGTAAGTACAGGTGCGTTCTCGCAAAGTTTAAAGAAGATGAGTTTGATAAAAAACAGCAGATAAAAATAGCACTTACACAGCCTCTCTCAACTTGTGGTTACTTTATGAGTAATATCTTGTTAAGGGAAAATTTCAACATAGACCTTGCTAAGCAAAAGTATGGTTACACAATGTCACATACAAATGCTCTTATTAGCGTTGTAAAAGGCGAGTTTTTAATAGCTGGGGCTAAAGAGGGCATAGCTAAACAGTTTGAGTCATTAGGTGTTGAGATTATTGCAAAAAGTAAACTTTTACCGGGATTTTCCATTGTAGTAAATACTAAAACTCTTACAAAAGAGCAGATACAGAGCATAAAAGGCGCTCTGTTAGAGTTAGAAAAAAAAGACAAAAATGAACTCAAGGGTATACTCTCAAACGGCGTTGTAGAAGCAAATGAGTGTGATTATGATGAGCTGTTTATTGATTTTAATATCCCATATAAAGCAAATACAAAATGAAGATCAAAATCTTTATAGCATTTGTGCTTACTTCTTTTATATGTATCATGCTTGTGAAGTATATACAAACTTCACAAGAGAGCGTAATACAAAGTGCTACAGATAAAAATCTTGAATTCATTAGAGTTGCAAATAAGTCTATTTTAGAGACGTATATGCTTGTAGCTCAAAAAAGTTTTTATGATACTATGAGAAACAGAGAGGCTATGGAGATTTTAAAAAGATTTAAGAGAGTTGATGAGTCTCAAAAGTCTTTACTTAGAGGAAAACTCTTTAGACTTCTATATAAAGAGTATGAATTTTTAACCAAACTAAATGTTAGACAGATTCACTTTCATACTCATGACTCTAAAAGCCTGCTTAGATTTCATATACCGTACCAAAATGGGGACTCTTTAAAAGAGGCACGAAGCTCGGTACGGATCGCAAATAGTGAGCTTAGAGAGGTTATGGGCTTTGAAAGTGGTAAGATTTATCCTGCTTACAGATATGTTTTTCCCATACTTTATGAGGGAGAACACTTAGGAAGTGTTGAGTTTTCTATCTCTTTTGAAGGCATAGAGAAAAAACTAAGGGCTATATTTCCAGCTTATACGCACAAGATAATCTTAGATAAAAAAACAAGCTATGACAAGATTTTTAAAGAGTATAGAGATTTTTTTACACCATCACAACTAAGCAGTAACTACTACTTAGAAAATCCTACAATCTCGAAATTAAACAAAAAAATATCAAGAGACTCTTTTGTGCAAAAGCTCACAAATTTGGTTAAAAGTAATAAATATTTTTTAGAAAAATTAAACAAAAAAGAGAGCTTTTCTCTACCTATCATAAATGACAATAAAGGTTGTGTGGCAGTATTTTTAAATCTAAAGAATATAGACAATGAAAGCGCCGCTTATATAGTCTCATATGCTCCTCTTGATGAAATAACGATTATCAAAAAAAGATATGATTTTTTTAAGATGATAGTTGTTGTAGTCTCTTTACTTCTTTTTGCTCTTGTTGTAGCCATTATCATACAGATGCAAAAAATAAAAGATGAAACTTTAAAGATACAAAGATTTATGAATGTTCAAAGTTCTATTGTGATACTAACAGATGGAGTAAGGTTTAGCTTCGCTAACAAGAAGTTTTTTGACTTTTTTAACTACAAAGACATAGAAGCGTTTTTAGAACATCATGAGTGTATTTGTGACCTTTTTATAAGAGATAAAAACTTCTTTAGCTTGAGTGATGTAAAAAAGAATGAGAAGCACTGGGTTGAGAGTCTCTTAAATCTTCCAGGGAGGGCTAGAGTAGTCTTAATGTTTGACTCAACTATGACTCCTCACGCTTTTTCAATCTCTATAAATCAATATGATGCAAACTACTATATAATTGATTTTGCAGATATTAGTGATGCTATGAGTGAAAAACTTCAGCTTCAAAAACAGGTCTTAAAAGATACACTAACAAATGCATACAACAGAGCCTATTTTGATAAAAATATAGACTCCATACTCCAACTAAATAAAAAACACAACAGCTTCACTGCTATCATATTTTTTGATATAGATTTTTTCAAAAAAGTAAATGATACTTATGGACATGTAGTGGGAGATGAGGTTTTAAAAACTCTCTCAGATATTGTAAAAGCCGACATAAGAAAAGATGATAAACTTATTCGTTGGGGTGGAGAAGAGTTTATTATAGTCTTAGCTGCTAAATCCATAGAAGAAGCAACTAAACTAGCTGAGCATCTAAGAGAAAGCATTCAAGAGTATAAGTTTGACACTATAGGTTTGCTAACTTGCAGCTTTGGAGTCTCTTTGTGTGAAGATGGAGATATACAAAAAACTATAAAAGAGGCTGATGAGAGGCTCTATAAAGCAAAAGAGACTGGCAGAAACAGAGTAGTTTCTACTTCGGAAGTGGAATCTTTAGGAGCACTAACTAGTCGCACTTTCCATGAAGAGTCCCACAAAACAGGGCGAGGCTTCTAGGAAAGTTATGGGTTAGCGTTTCTATTTAGCTGGGCATTTACCAGAGTCGCAGTTCTTGCCTTTAGCTTTTTTACTATCGCATTTTTTACTGTCGCATTTCATGCCTTTACTGGACTTTTGTCCGCATTTGCAATCTTTGCATTTGCAATCTCCACAAGGACAGTTTTCGTTGCCACAGCTTGACATTTTTTTGTCACACTTGCACTCATCACCACACTTACAAGTTTTGCTAGTTTTACACTTGGCATCATCACAGCTCATTTTGTTCATCTTAGAACTGCCACACTTACCTGAACCACACTTCATCTCTGCACTTAGAGTAGTAGAACCTAGTGCTAAAAACAAAACTGCCCCAAAAAGTAGAGCCATTAGGTTTAGTTTTTTCATCTTTTGTTTCCTTAAATTTAAATGAAGATTATTGTAGCATAAAAAATATTTATAAAACGATATCTGTTTTATCTTCTAAAATAGCTCGAGTTAAAGCTTGGCACGTAGATTGATGTAGTGCCAAAATAGTTTTTTAAATACACAAAGAGGTGTTAAAAAATAACTATAAGCCTTTTTGATGTACAATCTTAAAAACAAAACTTTAAAGGCTTTATATTTTCAAAAGCTTTAAATCTTTTTTATAAAGGCAAAAAAAATGAAGAAAAAAGTTTTACTACTTCACGGATGGGGAGGAAGTGACACACCTCATTGGCAAAGTTATATAGCAGCTGAGATTGCTAGAGATTATGGTTGTGTTAGTTTTTTAAAACTGCCAGATTTTGAGTCACCAGATAAAGATATTTGGATAAAAGAGACTCTAAGAGAACTAAGGGAGTTTAGAGCTAACGTTGTAGTTTGTCACTCTCTTGCAAATACTTTATGGTTTCATATGTGCAATAGTGGACTTCTTGAAGATGTTGAAAATCTATTTTTAGTCGCTCCTCCAAGCCTAAACTCAAAAATAGATGAACTAAAAAACTTTTTTCCTGTAGAAGTTCCTAAAGACTTACATGCAAAAAAAGCACTCTTAGTCTGCTCCGATGATGATCCATATATGAGCATGAAAGAAGCAAGAGAGCTTCAAAGTAAACTAGGCATAGAGATAAAAGTCTTAGAAAAAGCAGGGCATATCAACGCTGATAGTGGATTTGGTGAGTGGGAATGGATGCTAAAGAAGATAAAATCATTGTAAAAAAACAGATAAGGATAGTTATATGAAAGATACAGTAGAAGAGTTAGAATCAGAACTGCAAATAGTATATTTAAATATAGACAACATTGCAGCAAGAGTTGCAAACAAAGAGCTTGATGCTTATGAGGGATTTTTAGAATCACAGAAGTACAAAGATAGGATTGTAGAGATTGGTTATGCTTTAAAAGAAAAAGGTATAGATATTACTACAAGGGTTGAGTAAGTTTATCATAGCTTAAAGAAAAATTAGTATTGGCATACATCAAGTGCTTTGTTTTTTATTTTAGGTACACTTCATGCAAATCGAACAAATAAAATAAAGCATAAGAGATGACTGAAGAAAAATTTATCCATGACAGCCAGACTGTCTTAAAGTTTATCCAGTGTTATTGTGATCATGAACATGTAAAGGCTGAAAAAAAAATAGACTCCATTGCTCTAAGTTACAAAGATAGAGAGTTAAATGAAGCTATACACTATACTCTTTGTGATAGATGCGAAGAGACTCTTTACTATTCATATATAAAACTACAAGCGTGTCCGCACGATGAAAAACCAAGCTGTAGGAAGTGCCCAAAACCTTGTTATGATAAAAAAGAGTGGAAGCACCTAGCAAAAATTATGCGTTTTAGTGGATTGAAGTTTGGAGTCCTTAGAATCAAAAAACTCTTTAGTGGATTTCAAAAGAGCGCATAAGAGAGGTTTTCCTCTTGCTCCCACGCAGAGCGTGGGAACTAGTTATGCTTTTAGGGATGCTAAACAATGGCGTCGTCCATGATAAGCTTCACACTGAGGGTCATTAAAATAAGAGTATAATTGCAAAAAAAGAAAGATATTTATGCAAAACCTCATTGACCTACTAAGCCAAAAAACCTCGTTTAAAAAAGAACATATTAAAAACATACTAAAACTACTTGATGATGGAAGCACCATCCCTTTTATAGCCCGGTACCGCAAAGAGTTAAGTGGTGGGGCGAGCGATGAAGCTCTGCGTGAGTTTGAGTTAGTCTATATTGGTGCTAAAAACTTACTAGAGCGTAAAGCTGAAGTTTTAAGACTCATCGAGGAGCGTGCAACTCTTAGTGAGGCTATAAGAAAGAGTATAGAAGAGGCAGAGAGTCTAAGAGTTTTAGAAGATATTTATAGACCATTTAAAGAGTCTAAAAACACTCGTGCTACTGTAGCTGTCAAAAACGGTTTAGCTCCACTTGCAAACACTCTACAAAGTGCAAGACTAAGTCTATCTGAGTTTAAGCTTGAGGCAAAAAAGTTTGTAAAGCAAGATGTTAAAAGTGTAGATGAAGCGATAGCTGGAGCTAAAGATATTTTGGCTCAAAGATATGCCCAGTCACCAAAACAAAGAAGTGTTCTGCGTGAGAACATGCTAAAGTTTGCAACTCTTGAGACTAAAAAAACAAAGAGTTTTAAAGAGGATGGAGTTTTTAAAAACTTAGCCCATAAAAGTGAAAAAATAGCCTATATCCCATCATATAGATACCTTGCCATCATGCGAGCGGTGAGAGAAAAAGAGTTAAGTGTAAAAATTGTAACTGATGTAGAGAGACTAGAGCAAAATATAAGACGTTTTAAGATTCCATCACACGCTTCAAGTTCGAGTGAAATTTTATTTGAAGCTTATCAAGATGGATTAAAGAGACTTCTGCTTCCATCAATAGAGAGAGAAGTTCATAGCATTGTAAAAGAAAAAGCTGATGCTTCATCCATAGGTGTTTTTGGAAAAAATCTTGTTCAACTACTTATGACTCCACCAATCACGCCAAGAGTGGTTTTAGGCGTGGATCCTGCTTATGTGAGCGGATGCAAGCTTGCAGTTATTGATGAGAGTTCTAACTTTTTGGACTGGGCAGTTATATATCCAACACAACCGAGAAATGACTATGAGGGCTCTAAAAAAGTAGTTTTGGCATTAATAAAAAAATATGATATCACAAGTGTGGCTATAGGAAATGGCACAGGTTCTAGGGAGACTCAAGAGTTTTTTGCAAAACTAATAGAAGAAGAAAAACTCTCTCTTGGCTATACAGTAGTCTCAGAAGCGGGCGCCTCTGTTTACTCAGCTTCAAGCATAGCCCAAAAGGAGTATCCAAAACTTGATGTTACTATAAGAGGTGCCATCTCCATAGCCCATAGGCTTCGAGATCCTATGGCAGCACTTGTAAAGATAGATGCAAAGTCTTTGGGCATTGGAGAGTATCAACACGATGTTGACCAAAAACTTCTTGCAAAAAGGCTCGATGATGTCACAGGCGACTTAGTAAACCGAGTAGGAGTTGATGTAAACTCAGCATCAGCATCTCTGCTCTCGCATATTGCAGGCATCGGAGCTAAAGTGGCTCAAAATATCATAGAGTATCGCCAAAAAAATGGTGTATTTAAGACAAAGAGTGAACTTTTAAAAGTAAAAGGTTTGGGCAAAAAAGCTTACGAGCAAGCTGCTGGATTTATCCGAATCAAAAATGGCAAAAATATCTTTGATAACTCTGGTATCCATCCTGAGAGTTATGAGGTGGCTAAAAAGTTAGACTTAGATGAGTTAAAAAGCTTAGATATTCGCACAAAAGCGCACGAGCTAGGTATAGGTTTTGAGACACTTAATGACATCATTAAAGAGCTAATAAAGCCAGGCTTTGATCCAAGAGAAGAGTTGCCTGGCATCGTTTTTAAAAAGGGTTTGACTAATATTGAGATGCTAAAAGAGGGAAGTCTCGTCTCTGGCATAGTTCGAAACATCACAGATTTTGGAGCATTTGTTGATATTGGGCTAAAAAATGATGGGATGATTCATATATCAAAGATGAGCGAGAAGCGGATAAAACATCCGTTTGAAGTACTCTCTATCAATCAGCATCTACCAAACATAAGAGTAGTCTTGGTAGATTTTAAAACACAAAAAGTAGAACTTAGTCTAATCTAGTAAAAAGTTGACAAATCTACTGTTTTTGCTTTTATTTTTGTGTTAGAATAAAAAAAAGTTATAAAAGGATTTTAAATGCAAAGAAGAGACTTTTTCCGCCTCTCACTTAGTGCTTGTGCAGTTGTTTTTGGCTCAAATGCATTTGGTATAACTCGTGAACCTCTTGATAATCAAAAAGTCATAGATATCGCATTTCCACAGA
This genomic stretch from Sulfurimonas hongkongensis harbors:
- a CDS encoding PhnD/SsuA/transferrin family substrate-binding protein; protein product: MKKLILFFLLSLSNLLLAQGVKVNFAPLPTKKATKNIEEFLPMSSYLESKISIKINYIYKKDYQDILDGFKDNSIDMAYLGPLLYLSLKKEYEFIEPIISFKQEDGLSKYRCVLAKFKEDEFDKKQQIKIALTQPLSTCGYFMSNILLRENFNIDLAKQKYGYTMSHTNALISVVKGEFLIAGAKEGIAKQFESLGVEIIAKSKLLPGFSIVVNTKTLTKEQIQSIKGALLELEKKDKNELKGILSNGVVEANECDYDELFIDFNIPYKANTK
- a CDS encoding RBBP9/YdeN family alpha/beta hydrolase; the encoded protein is MKKKVLLLHGWGGSDTPHWQSYIAAEIARDYGCVSFLKLPDFESPDKDIWIKETLRELREFRANVVVCHSLANTLWFHMCNSGLLEDVENLFLVAPPSLNSKIDELKNFFPVEVPKDLHAKKALLVCSDDDPYMSMKEARELQSKLGIEIKVLEKAGHINADSGFGEWEWMLKKIKSL
- a CDS encoding helix-hairpin-helix domain-containing protein; its protein translation is MQNLIDLLSQKTSFKKEHIKNILKLLDDGSTIPFIARYRKELSGGASDEALREFELVYIGAKNLLERKAEVLRLIEERATLSEAIRKSIEEAESLRVLEDIYRPFKESKNTRATVAVKNGLAPLANTLQSARLSLSEFKLEAKKFVKQDVKSVDEAIAGAKDILAQRYAQSPKQRSVLRENMLKFATLETKKTKSFKEDGVFKNLAHKSEKIAYIPSYRYLAIMRAVREKELSVKIVTDVERLEQNIRRFKIPSHASSSSEILFEAYQDGLKRLLLPSIEREVHSIVKEKADASSIGVFGKNLVQLLMTPPITPRVVLGVDPAYVSGCKLAVIDESSNFLDWAVIYPTQPRNDYEGSKKVVLALIKKYDITSVAIGNGTGSRETQEFFAKLIEEEKLSLGYTVVSEAGASVYSASSIAQKEYPKLDVTIRGAISIAHRLRDPMAALVKIDAKSLGIGEYQHDVDQKLLAKRLDDVTGDLVNRVGVDVNSASASLLSHIAGIGAKVAQNIIEYRQKNGVFKTKSELLKVKGLGKKAYEQAAGFIRIKNGKNIFDNSGIHPESYEVAKKLDLDELKSLDIRTKAHELGIGFETLNDIIKELIKPGFDPREELPGIVFKKGLTNIEMLKEGSLVSGIVRNITDFGAFVDIGLKNDGMIHISKMSEKRIKHPFEVLSINQHLPNIRVVLVDFKTQKVELSLI
- a CDS encoding methyl-accepting chemotaxis protein; translation: MDVTASTSKASASAKETYSSLQTTTKEIESLSQLVTNTSDAIREMDTNVGDIAMIVSLIKDIADQTNLLALNTAIEAARAGEHGRGFAVVADEVRKLAERTQKATGEISITIDNLQDQSKNISHNSDAMNDIATQTSQTMREFLDTMNNFTINLTHTSKLSNTSSFALFLSNYKIQHILFKSNAYSAVVSSSVTKELKKDHKHCGFGLWYYGVGSELFGQNASFKAMEPHHIAFHELINENLEPALAGHSLTDKETKEALLRRFNEAESHSNELFKLMDKFSQEVGETVEMHEVLENKA
- a CDS encoding sensor domain-containing diguanylate cyclase, which translates into the protein MKIKIFIAFVLTSFICIMLVKYIQTSQESVIQSATDKNLEFIRVANKSILETYMLVAQKSFYDTMRNREAMEILKRFKRVDESQKSLLRGKLFRLLYKEYEFLTKLNVRQIHFHTHDSKSLLRFHIPYQNGDSLKEARSSVRIANSELREVMGFESGKIYPAYRYVFPILYEGEHLGSVEFSISFEGIEKKLRAIFPAYTHKIILDKKTSYDKIFKEYRDFFTPSQLSSNYYLENPTISKLNKKISRDSFVQKLTNLVKSNKYFLEKLNKKESFSLPIINDNKGCVAVFLNLKNIDNESAAYIVSYAPLDEITIIKKRYDFFKMIVVVVSLLLFALVVAIIIQMQKIKDETLKIQRFMNVQSSIVILTDGVRFSFANKKFFDFFNYKDIEAFLEHHECICDLFIRDKNFFSLSDVKKNEKHWVESLLNLPGRARVVLMFDSTMTPHAFSISINQYDANYYIIDFADISDAMSEKLQLQKQVLKDTLTNAYNRAYFDKNIDSILQLNKKHNSFTAIIFFDIDFFKKVNDTYGHVVGDEVLKTLSDIVKADIRKDDKLIRWGGEEFIIVLAAKSIEEATKLAEHLRESIQEYKFDTIGLLTCSFGVSLCEDGDIQKTIKEADERLYKAKETGRNRVVSTSEVESLGALTSRTFHEESHKTGRGF
- a CDS encoding nitrous oxide-stimulated promoter family protein gives rise to the protein MTEEKFIHDSQTVLKFIQCYCDHEHVKAEKKIDSIALSYKDRELNEAIHYTLCDRCEETLYYSYIKLQACPHDEKPSCRKCPKPCYDKKEWKHLAKIMRFSGLKFGVLRIKKLFSGFQKSA
- a CDS encoding PAS domain-containing protein, which produces MVRKTLSKEDSPKDITNIEKQLGDNDFIVSKTDTKGNIIYCNEIFSNIAGYKTSNLIGANHNLIRHPDMPRIAFKTLWDLVKDKKEFFGFVKNLCADGGYYWVFAYITADLDINKNIVSYTSVRRKPLKSAIETIVPIYKLLIDAEKSGGMNESARVLGDFLHKNRTSYEEFVVNLQKGE